The stretch of DNA CTGTTCGTTGTTCACGGCGACTTTGCCGGATTTGTATATATTCCCTATCCGGAAGATTAATCAGGATAAACCAAGTAAAGTCGACTGGTATAGGTAGGTATTAGAAGTATTTTTGGGAATAACGTGGTTGCTCGTTATGATGCCTTGAAAAAGCGGATACGAGAGCAAGCCTACAGCCTCGATAAGCAAGTTGCTCGTTATCGGCGACAGAAAGTGACTTAGAAAAATGCTACATTTCTGCGTGAGTAAGATGTAGCAGATCTATGGAACCATGACAGATTACTGGCTTATTCAGATAGAATAATCTTTCGAATCTGTAAAAAATCATTTCCTTTTCGGTCTTTAATGTACTGGTTAAAAACCAATACATGATCAAGAGGTGAAAAAGAAGGGGTTCCTACGATTTTCCCCTTTTCTTTGCTGACAATTTGTGTCGAAACACCTTTTATCAGATCGAAAAGATAGATAGAATTTTGCGCTACATAGGCTATTTTACTACCATCTTTATTTAGATTAAATGAGTAGTCAATTGAAAAGTCATTGTTGGTTAGAAACCTCATATTGCCCGTTTGAACCTCAATTTCAATAAGCTGATTGTATTCATTTTGGCCCTTAGCCAAAGCATAGATAAATTTTCCGTCAGGACTCGAACGCAACCAATGCCGGGTATCCGAAAGTCCTTTATCAGAAAATGTAATCCGTCTTTGGTGTATCCCAATCGGTACGCGGGGCCTTTCTCCTATTTTTCCAACGGCTAAGGAGTCCGCCAGGATCTTTTCTGAATCAATATCGACAATGAAAACCTCCGTAATTTGCTTGCCCTCCTGGTTTAAAACGTTGCCCTGAAAAGCAATAGCGTGCGGAATACGTTTACCTGATTTCAGTGTATAGCCATTTTTCCCTACCCAACACTCGTCAAACGCCTTGTTGATTTCGTCAGAACCAGGCTTAGGATTTCTCACTACATTTGCTACAATAGATGAAAACATTATCCCATTATTGTTTCCTTTGGTAGAATCAACCTTAACGCCCTGTGGGAAGGGGAGCATTACGCCCACCACCCTTAGATCAGCATCTATCAATTCATCGTTATATGTAAAACTGACTAACTGTCCATCTCCACTCCAGCAATGAGAATGTGTTCCACCACGGAGCGATCCGGGTGTGTATGGAAAATGTATATCTCTGGCATCGTAAAAGAAAGACTTGTAAGGAAAATTAATATTGATGCCAACACCAGTTCTTCGAGACATGGCATACGGTTTTTCACCATTCGCATTAGACAATCCATGGATAAAAATCACTTTATCCTCCAACGGACTAAAGGACACCGCTCCCACACCCGGTCCATAAACGGTTTGGTTCGAGGTTTTGTAAATTATCTTCTCTTCCCCGGTCTTTACGTGGACAATACCAATGGTAGAAGTTTCTCCAATTTTAGTGTCATCATTCCTACTATCGAAAACAATCCATTGTCCATCATTTGAAAACACACCATTATGGTGTAACGTGTGGCCTGTTGGCGAAACTGTCAGGCTAGTAGTAGTTAATGTCATGCAACTATTTAACAAAACAAGAGCGATTATCCAGAGCCATTTCATAGCTATTAGAGAATTACATACCCTTTGCAGGAAGAAGTTAACCTGAATGTTGCACACCTCTGCTGCAACATTCAGTGGTGTTTAATACATCGGGGTACCTTTCTTAAATTTTACTCTTGATTTTTCTAAAGTTTTCTACCCTATGAAACGTCAAATAATTAGCATCATGGTTATTCTTGGCGTTGGTGATCCCATCAAAATAAGCCGTTCTGGAAAGCACTATAATATCATTTCCTTCAAATGACCAGTCTACATACTGAAACCCATGATAAATAACATCTTCGTGTTCCAGGATAACCTTAACATCATCCCATTTTTTTAAATCCGCAGAACATTTTAGCATCAAAATATTCCGAAAACCGGAAGGATTACGTTCTGGAAACTGCTTTCGATATTTGTCGGGTATTATATTGACGAGAGTCCAGTATTTCTTACTGAGTGTATCGTACTTTATCACAAACTTTTTACTACCGCCATCAAAAGGTATAAAACCCGTCTTAGGATCAAAGTCCAGTGCTTTGCCGTCAGGGGATATAGACACCATGGCCGCTTTCTCTTCAGTCGACTTTTTGTTGGCCACTCTGAGCATATCCCACATTTTCTGGTCTTTATCAACCACAAAGTTTCCTTCCAGCCATCCGGCAAAATCGCCATTGTTAAACGTGCTGTCATACAGGATAGGCGTACTGCTTTGCCAGGATTTCGAATTCATAAGGTCCGAATCTACCGGTGCCGACATCACCATCGCTCCATATCGTTTACCCCATTGTAATACAGGTCCATGTGCCGTCTCCATTGGCCTCCAAAGCCTGCCGTTGTATTCCATTACCGGCATGGGAGCGCAGTGAAACTCTCCTGTAAGCAATACACCATTTTCTTTGTTTGTTGGTTTAGTCCAGGTATTACCTCCGTCGGTTGACTTTCTTATAAGAACCGTCCCATGATGCCTGTCTGGTCCCAGCAGATAGAGTTCCCCTTTATGAACAAACAGTGAGCTCCAAAATGCCCCATTGATTTCAGTAAGATAACGCCATGTTTTCCCCTTATTGTTTGACGTATAAATTCGGCTAACAGCTTGCTGCCATTCAGAACTTTTAGGTCCAAAAAAATCGTGTGATGCCACGTAATCTCCATTGGGCAACGTTACCAAACTGGGCGAACCGATATATTTTTGGGATGAACTTGGTTCATAGCAAACAATATTGCCCGGCACGGTCTGAGCCTGGATTACAGACCAACTGACCAAAAAACATACGATGAGAATCGCTTTGCTTTTTATGTTTTTCATCTTTTTAATAATTCGGATTTTGTTGAATAACCGGATCAGAATCAATCACAACCTGAGGAATTGGAAAAACCAGGTGGAAAGGTTGCGCATTTTTACCTCTTGCCTGTGCGTCTGAAATGAACTTTCCCGTACGAATAAGATCCATTCGTCGGTGTCCTTCATTGAAAAATTCATGCCCTCTTTCCAACAGTATCAGCTCTCTGAAGGCCTCTTTTGTAGTGATGGATTCGAGTTTTAAGTTTACGAGTCCAGCCCTGGCCCTAACCTGATTGACGAGCTGAATGGCTTCGGGCCCTGGCCCATTGATCTCGTTAAGTGCCTCGGCCCTTGATAGAAAGATGTCGGCTAAGCGTATTTCGGGAATATCATTTCCATGAGCCGCTCCTACATTGTTTGGATCTGGCCAATATTTAAATGAACGGATATTGTCTTTACCACGCAGTTCAACCCGCTGATCGGATGTGTTTATATAGTAGGTAATCATCAAATCTTTTCGCTTATCACCAGCTTCAAACGTATTATAGAACTTGTCATAAATTCTGAATTCGTTTGGCCAGTTGAGCCAGGTAGATTTAAACACAAGCCCTATTTCAGGCGCGGATTTGAAGTTATCCGGAAATGACACATTACTCCAACTGTTTGCTGTTGTACGATCAGAGGAAGCGAAAGCTGGCCTTACCCAAATGTATTCACTGTTGTTTTTATTTTCGACTTTGAACATATCCTTATAGGTAGGAAATAAGGAATAGTTCTTAAACGAGTTCAAAAACTGAGCGGAGACGGTATTAGCTTCATTCCAGTTCTTCGTGTTTAGATAAAATTTCAGCAGGTAGCCAGCCGCAGCAGCCTTATGGGCTCTGTACTTCTGCACTTCAGCGCCTGGATTGGGTAATTTTTCGAGTGCAAACTTTAGTTCAGTATCTATGAATTGCTTCAGTTCAATTTCTGAAGCTCTTGGCAAACTCAACCCCTGCGAACTACTTGTTCTCAAAGGTACTGTTCCAAAGAAGAAGTACAGTTTGTAATAGCTGACTGCTCTCAAAAACCGGGCTTCGGCTTCGTATACAGTCTTTTCTGTAGCCGACAGGTTTGAGCTCGGAATATTTTCGATGATAATATTGGCATTTCGTATGCACTGGTAGTAGGAATCCCAGTTCTGTGTAAGAAAGTCCATGGTTGGGTCCCAGTTAAACTCTCGGAAATTTCGTATAGTGGCTTCTACATTATCACCACTCTGATATAAAATATCCGTCACAAACTCCTGCGGGCCCAGCACATAAATCGAGTTGTTACTATTCATGTTGGCAGCCTTAGCATACGTTTCATAAAGAACCGACGTCAGTCCTTCTTTCGTTTTGAGGTAGTTTTCAGGAGCCAACTGTGAAAACACCTCCTCTTTCAAAAAGTCCTTGCAACCTGTTAAGCACAGTGTACCGACGACAATCAGTCCTGTCAGGATGTAGTTTATTGTCTTTTTCATGATGCTATAGATTTATGTTCACGCCAAAGAGTATCGTTCTGGCTGTTGGAAATGCATTCCAGTCTATTCTAACGCCACCACCATTCGGATTTATGGAGGGGTCATATCCCCTGTAATTAGTCCACATGGCCATATTTTGTCCCGTAACAAAAACGCCCAAGCCTTTGATGGCAAAATTTTTGACGGCAAAATCATAGCCCACTCTGATCGTATTCAGCCTGAGGAAGTTTGCGTTTTCAACTGTGTACGTATTTACCTCTTTCTTGCCTTGCCCCAGCGGATTAATAAATGATGGGTAAACCGATGACGGGTTTGATGGGGTCCAGCGGTTGAGCAATGGTTCCGATAAACGGTTTCTCATCAGGTTAGCAGGAAAATAAGTGTCAACTAAATTATTGTTCAACATTTTCGCACCCCACGAGCCATCCAGAAAAATGTTAAGATTGAAGCCCTTGTAGGTAAAGTTATTCGTTAATGAAGCGATGAATTTGGGAAATGGATTCCCGATTACCTGACGATCATCCGCATTAACGACCTTGTCTCCGTTTAAGTCCCGGTACTTGAAATCACCCGGCTTCACGTTGTCTTTTGTAGTGGTGAAATCATCCTCCGTTTGCCATACTCCATCAATTGTGTATCCATAGAATGAATACATGGGTAATCCTTCTTTAATGATGGATACGTTCGCTGTGCCCCCTGCACTTCCGGTAAAAATGTTCTGAATTCCTCCTAAGTCGAGGACTTTATTATGTAGCCAGGTCATGTTTAGGGTCGTTTCCCAACTCAGAGGCCCGGAGAGATTGTTGCTGTTTATCAAAACTTCAAACCCACCATTACGAACGGATCCTATGTTGGTCATCATGGTCGAGAAGCCTGTGGTTCGGGGGATAGGCAAATTCAGGAGCATGTCTTTCGTCGTCTTGGTAAACCAGTCCAGGCTACCCGTAATTCGGTTACCCCAGAAACCAAAGTCCAGTCCGAAATTCAGTTGCTCAGAAGTTTCCCATTTCAGGTTAGGATTTGGCAATCGGTTGGGCGTGGTTGCGCTTACCTGCTGATTTCCGATTACAGCTTTTTGCCCAGTTGTATACGTAGTCAATGACTGATAGTTATCAATCGCCTGATTTCCTGTTTGTCCCCAACTGGATCTTAGTTTTAATGAAGTAATATATTTTGCGTTCTTAAAGAACTCTTCATTTTCAAGTCTCCAGGCAAAAGCGACGGACGGGAAGACGCCATATTTGTTATTTTCACCAAAACGGGAAGACCCATCAATCCGTAAAGAGGTCGTCAATAAGTACTTATCCGAGAGGTTATAATTTACTCTCCCCAGATAGGATAACAAACTATTTCTTGATTTTGAACTAGTTGCGATAAAGCGAGTGGGGTCGCCTAAGCTAAGGTTATCTGTTTTTGTTGCGTCTGAAGGAAAACCACTTGCCTGAGATGTCTGATCATTCGTATCAAACTGTTGAGCTGTAGTTCCAAACAGCAGGTTCAGATCCTGTCGACCAAACCGTTTTTTGTAGTTCAGCGTGAATTCAGACAGAAAGCTGTTGTTGGTGCCTGTCAAAATGCTGGCTATGCCTCCATTGGCTCTACCCTCTATGGTTTGTCTATCCACATACGTATCCCGGCGTTGTGTGGATATATCAGCACCCAAGTTTAATCTCGCGGTAAAATCCGTCAAAAATTTGACTTCGCCATAAACACTTCCTAATGTCCGATAAAGATCTGACGTAGAAGTTTTTCCGTTTGCTATGGCAAGCGGATTGTCTATATTCATGTTTTTCGAAAGAACATAGTTGTTGTTCTGATCAAAAACGGAAAGTGTAGGCTCATAGGCGATGGCAGCATAAATTATACCCGCTCTTTCGTTCAGATCCATCCCGTTGGCAACGTAGGAGTCAGCTACGTAAGCCGAGGTAATGTTTGTACCAATAGTAAAATTCTTGTTTGTATGCTCAAGATTGACTCGGGCACTGTAACGTTTATTGGCCGAGTTTATCAGCACGCCGTCCTGATCGAAATAATTTAGCGAGGTGAAATATTTCGTTGACTGGTTACCGCCTGAAAATGAGATATTATGACTGTTGATTGGGGCGTTTTTACGGTACATTTGCCTGAGCCAGTCTGTTCCGCCCGAAAATTCACCGATTTTCAAATTGACATTTCCGGCTCCGGCGTCAATCAAACTGTTCATCACGGTTTTATACTCGTTCGCGCTCAACAGGTTAATGTCATTCATAATATTTTGAACCCCGTAGTAGGCATCATAGCTTACTTTCAGCCCGCCCTCTTTACCTCGTTTGGTGGTTATCAAAACCACCCCGTTCGCTCCTCGTGATCCATAGATTGCCGTTGCCGAAGCATCTTTCAGAACTTCTATTGAGGCAATATCAGCCGGGTTAATTGAGTTTAATGGATTTCTCGCTGTACGCATTCCCGTAAAATTGGCTCCTGTTCCACTCACGGTAGTTGAGTTATCAATCGGAAAACCATCCACTACATACAAGGGTGCATTGCCAGCATTAAGTGACCCCATACCTCGAATGTTCACCGTAATTCCACCACCGGGTTCTCCACTGTTCTGAATAATCTGAACACCTGAGACCTTCCCTGCTATTAGTTGTTCGGCAGAGACATTGACACCTTTGTTGAAACTCTTTTCGGTTAGGCTGGCCACCGATCCGGTTATATCACTTTTCTTAGCAGTTCCATACCCAATTACAACGACATCGTCGAGTAACGAGACATTTGGTTCCAGCTCTACATCTATGCTTTTCCGGTTGAGGAGATCAACTGTTTTAGTTAAAAAACCTACATAACTCACCGTGATTTTGCCATTCAGCCTGGGAACGGTAAGACTATACGTTCCTTCTGCATTAGTGATCGTTGCCACGGTAGTTCCCTCAAGTTGAATGGTGGCTCCGGGCAAGAGTTCTCTGGTTTTGGCATCAATTACCTTTCCGGTAATTACATTTTGTGCTAAGGCCGTTATCGAAAAAAACAGCATTAGCCCTACCAGCCGAAATTTGAGTAGATTTCGTTTCATAGTTTTAAAGTAAAGGCAAGTCAGTTTAGAGAAGTGTTACTGTTCTTTGACTGGATCACATTTTATTGTTCATAGGCTTATCATGTTTAAATTGATCTCCTTTGCCAATTCTTTGAATTTATAGAACAGCGCGTCAAGGCTATCGTGATCTGCTGTGGTCCTTAGCTCACTTCCATTGCGGCAAATTTGGGTGATACCCAGACCTCGTTTTTCGAGAATATATTTTGCACTGGCGGGATAGGTGTCATGCATAACCCCCATGTTTTGAGCAAAAAACTGCTGCACTTTGTCTACGTCTTCTGAGTCATCATCGTAATGATTGCACAACCAGACAATCAGCTCAGGGAAATAATTTCCCTGGATACAGGATAGACCTGCCGAGTCGGCTTTCATTGAATCCACCGCATGCACCATGTAGGCATCGTAAAGAACAAAGTCCTCGGCGTCTTTACTGGCAGCAATCTTAGCCCGTACACTGTCTATATTTAGTGATGTATCCTTGTGAAATTTAATCCGTCCTGTCTTGACTAACTGCCCCAGCAACTCAGACCTTAAAATCCGTTTATAGGGCAGAGGGCATTCATAAAACCCAAGGGGAATATCCCCCGTTAGAGCAAGCAATTGTTTTACTCTGGCTTCAAACACGTCTTCAGAATCCATCTCTCCGGCCAGCAAGCTTGTAATAACAATTACACTGTCGACTCCCGTGCTATATATCTCCTTTACAAAAGCGGCCTGATTTTCTAAGCTGTCGGGGAAAGTACCTGTGGCTACTATAGGCACTCTTCCATTCACTTTCTGCACGATAAAAGACACAGAAGCCAGCATTTCTTCTTTGGAAAGATGATACATTTCACTCGACAAGCAGTTGGCAAAAAGTCCGGCTGCTCCTGCTTCCAGGTAGAACTCGATCAGGTCTGCCAGGATTTCGTAATCAATAGCATTTCCATCCTGAAATGGAGTGAGCATGACAGGTACAAATTTTTTAGTTGTCATATGGTTAAATTCCTTCTTAGTTTTTGAGTGAGGTTACCCGTGAGGAAAATCGATAATGTACCCACTACAATAATCATATTCGCATGTAGGGGGTATCGTAAATAATTGTATTGATCTGGTATGAGGTAAGAGAAGCTCATCCAGAGAATAATCAAGACACCAATCAAACTAGCCGTAAGAGCATCTTTATTCGTAGTGTTCTTGCTCATTAAACCGAGTAGAAAGAGCCCCAACATGCCCCCTGCAAATATTCCAGAAAGTGTCCACCAGACATCCAAAAGGCTTTTGACACCTATCATGGCTATGCCGCAGAGCATACCAATTAAGCCTACTATAACCGTGGCGATGTAAAGGATTTTCAAGTTGTTCTTTTCGGTTGACCTCGTATTGACATATCGCTTGTATATGTCTTCTGTAAAGACTGTGGCCGAAGCGTTCATGCCAGAACTTATAGTACTCATAGCCGCAGACAGAATGGCAGAGACAATCAATCCTAAAAGACCGGTTGGAATCATATGCACCATAAAGTGCGGCATCACTTTATCGGCATAATCTGATGGCTTCATCATTGTTGCCAGTTGCGCTACTTCCGGCTTATTGATCGCCAGACCGAGTTGCTCAGAAGCCGCCTGCAGTTTAATGGTCCGGAGTAACTCCGGGTTTTGCATATAATACGCGTATAAACAGGCTCCTATACTAAAAAACAGGAGAGACACAGGAACATAAATCCACACACAAAGCCATACCGACTTATTGGCTTCTCTGGTGCTGGTGGCTGCGTGGTAACGCTGGATGTAGTTCTGATCCATTCCGAAATTATTCAGATTGATAAAAAAGCCGTATAGCAGCACAACCCAGAAAGATGAACGGACAAAATCAAACTCTATAGTACCAAGGCTGAATTTATTAGCTGCCGCTCCTATGGTAAGAATGCCGTCGAATCCCCCCATCACTTGGTTCACCACTAAGTAAATAATGATTACTGCACCCAACGTTTTCAACAAACCTTGTACGACTTCGGTCCAGATTACGGCTTCAATGCCACCCATCACGGTATATACTATAATGCAGATTCCCGTCACCACCATGATCGTCACCATGCTGTACCCTGTGAGAGCCTGCAAGGTCAATGAAATTCCAAAAAACACAGATCCGATCCGGGCTAGCTGAGTGGATAAAAAACAGACCACTACATAGGTTCTGGCCCATGGACCGAATCGTTTTTCAAGATTGGTGTAAGCAGATACCTCTCCGGTACTCCGATAAAATGGGACAAAGTATTTAGTGGCAAACCAGGCGGCCAAAGGCATAGAGAGACTGAACACGAAGGCATTCCAATTACCTCCAAAAGCCTTACCCGGCACGCCAAGAAAAGTGTTCGAACTTAGAAAGGTAGCATAAATCGATATGCCTACTGCCCAACCAGGAATCCGACCAGCCGCTCGGGTAAATTCATCGGCTGAGGTGTTTCTTCCGGAAAAGTAAACGCCAACCAATACCATTGCTATTAGATAGGCAATAATAATGGCAATATCCAATATCGGTAAATTAGTCATAAGCTAATTTTTTATATCGGTTATACAGGGCATCATACGTTTTCTGCTTTTCCGGATTAGGGCTATACGTTTTTACGATTTTTGCCGCTATTGTCTTTTTAGCTTCCTCAATAGTGGGGTAAATTCCACAGGCAGTGGCGGCAAAAATAGTCGAACCCAACGCGCAGGTCTGCTCGCTGTCTATTATCTGAATTTCCACACCCATAACATCCGCCAAAACCTGTACGACATAGGGTGATTTATTGGGTATGCCTCCAGTAGCTATCACATGCTCAATTGGAATACCGAAGGCTCTGAAACGCTCCAGGATGGCTCTTGAACCAAATGCCGTTGCTTCAACTAACGCCTTGAAGAAATGTCCTGCCTGCGTAGCCAGGCTAAAACCGTACCCCGACGCGTGAACCCCAAAATCAGCATCAGGTGTTCGTCTCCCATTATGGTAATCGGTAAATACCAGATCTGACTCTGTTACCTCTATTTGGCTGGCCTCACCAGTAACATACCCAAAAAATTTATCGTCCAGTTTATTCGCCAGTTCCACACTTAGCTGATCGCCAATAATAACCTGGGTAGGTTCCAGTATCATTTTTTTGAACCAGTTGAAAATATCCCCGAAAGCCGACTGCCCAGCCTCAAAACCAATCATCCCAGGTTCAATAGAGCCATCTACCTGCCCGCAAATGCCCTCAACCAAAGGCAATTGGTCTGATGCTGGCACTACCAGCATGTCGCAAGTCGATGTTCCTATTACTTTGACAAGGGTGTAGGGAGCGATTCCTGCGCCTACCGCGCCGTGGTGGGCGTCAATGGCTCCAACAGTTACGATTGTCGCCGGATTAAAACCAAACTTGTTGGTAAAATAAGGAGCAATAGTTCCAAAGACCTGATCGGACGTATAGGTTTCGGTATAGAACCTGTTGCTCAGCTTTTCAAATGTATTGTCTATAGCATTTAGAAACGCTGCAGAAGGCAAGCCCCCAAACGCTTCGTTCCACATGGCCTTATGCCCGGCGGCACAACGGTTTCTCTTTACAGCAGATGGGTTATCGGTTCCGCACAAATAGGCAGGAATCCAGTCGGATTGTTCCATCCAACTGTATGCTTTCTGAAATACATGTTTGTCCGTTCTGTTGATGTGAAGAATTTTCGACCAAAACCATTCGGAGGAGTATATTCCTCCGCTGTACTTAGTGTAATCCACCACCCATTTTTTTGAAAGCGCATTTATTTCCCCGGCCTCCTCAATGGCACTATGATCCTTCCAGAGGACAAACATGGCATTAGGATTTTCTAAAAACTCCGTTGACAAGGCCAATGGGCGGCATTTCGCATCTACTGCCACAGGTGTAGAACCGGTCGTATTAGTACCAATAGCCAAAACATTGGTAGCGCTTTCTACGTCAAAAAGTTTTCCAAATACCTCATCGATAGACTCTATATAATCCAAAGGATGCTGGCGATATTGGTCCTTTTCCGGGTTGCAGTATAGCTGGGCCTTCCATCGCTTATAGTACGAAATTCCAACTGCTACTTCTTCTCCATTTACTGGGTTGAGCAGCAATCCCCGAACGGAATCCGTACCAAAGTCCAGTCCTATCACGAGCTTCTTTTCCATAGGATCAGATTCCGCAAAAATTTACGTTGATTCCCAGATTAACGAAAGTTGCGGCTTTGATTTCTGCGGCTTTACGTACCTCATAATCTCCGTCAACATAGACCACCTGAATGTGGTTTGCTTTATGTTTAGCCATCATTTGGTCACGGCTCACTCCGTCAAGAACGCCATGCATTACAGGCCATTGAGGGTCGGTCAGTTTCCAGAGACGGTCAACTTCCGCATCTGGCAATTCTACGCATCTACCCGTACCGATATCACACCAAAGCTTATCGTTTTCAATATAAACCCTGCTCCATACAATCTTTCCGGGCCTGCTCACTCCGCGAAGTGTACCCCCGCCTTTTCCGAAAAACATAGGTGGCTGACGCATACTAACTGCCCCGGCATAGCCACCACCTTTAAAATGTGATGCAGGAGCCGCTCCCGAAATCAAAAAAACCCATACAAACTCTTCTTTGCCATCTATAGTGAAGGTTTCACCATACCGTAAATCGTGTAGGGTATTATCGCCATTAAGTCCAAGTTCTCGCCAGAGGTGATAGGTAACGTAACCATCTATACCAGCACATTCGTCTACCTCATTGAAATGAGGCAATGCTACTTTCGGATATAATTCTTTCCCTTTACCAGTAAAAACCGGCGGGCGATCCGTATTATTTAGCAGCCCTTCTGCCAAATCACTCGCTGCTGTAAGTTCCTTTAAACCTTGCTGATATTGAATACCGATCGTGTCGCAACCAAATTCGTCAGCCAGTCTAACAGCCGCAATGTACATTTTGCATTGTTCCAGCGTTTGCTCTTTGGTAAGTTCATTGACCGGGTCAGTTCCCCAAACAAATTTCATTCCTTTTTGGAGCATCCAATCCAGCACTGCGTTTGCTTCTGCATCCGAAACGGTCTGCATGGTAGCATATAAGGTCGACTGGCTTAATCGCTCCTTATAGATACCAAGAGCCTGTATTAAATCATCAGGTACGATGGCATTGAACATA from Spirosoma montaniterrae encodes:
- a CDS encoding DUF3748 domain-containing protein — protein: MKWLWIIALVLLNSCMTLTTTSLTVSPTGHTLHHNGVFSNDGQWIVFDSRNDDTKIGETSTIGIVHVKTGEEKIIYKTSNQTVYGPGVGAVSFSPLEDKVIFIHGLSNANGEKPYAMSRRTGVGININFPYKSFFYDARDIHFPYTPGSLRGGTHSHCWSGDGQLVSFTYNDELIDADLRVVGVMLPFPQGVKVDSTKGNNNGIMFSSIVANVVRNPKPGSDEINKAFDECWVGKNGYTLKSGKRIPHAIAFQGNVLNQEGKQITEVFIVDIDSEKILADSLAVGKIGERPRVPIGIHQRRITFSDKGLSDTRHWLRSSPDGKFIYALAKGQNEYNQLIEIEVQTGNMRFLTNNDFSIDYSFNLNKDGSKIAYVAQNSIYLFDLIKGVSTQIVSKEKGKIVGTPSFSPLDHVLVFNQYIKDRKGNDFLQIRKIILSE
- a CDS encoding sialidase family protein yields the protein MKNIKSKAILIVCFLVSWSVIQAQTVPGNIVCYEPSSSQKYIGSPSLVTLPNGDYVASHDFFGPKSSEWQQAVSRIYTSNNKGKTWRYLTEINGAFWSSLFVHKGELYLLGPDRHHGTVLIRKSTDGGNTWTKPTNKENGVLLTGEFHCAPMPVMEYNGRLWRPMETAHGPVLQWGKRYGAMVMSAPVDSDLMNSKSWQSSTPILYDSTFNNGDFAGWLEGNFVVDKDQKMWDMLRVANKKSTEEKAAMVSISPDGKALDFDPKTGFIPFDGGSKKFVIKYDTLSKKYWTLVNIIPDKYRKQFPERNPSGFRNILMLKCSADLKKWDDVKVILEHEDVIYHGFQYVDWSFEGNDIIVLSRTAYFDGITNAKNNHDANYLTFHRVENFRKIKSKI
- a CDS encoding RagB/SusD family nutrient uptake outer membrane protein; the protein is MKKTINYILTGLIVVGTLCLTGCKDFLKEEVFSQLAPENYLKTKEGLTSVLYETYAKAANMNSNNSIYVLGPQEFVTDILYQSGDNVEATIRNFREFNWDPTMDFLTQNWDSYYQCIRNANIIIENIPSSNLSATEKTVYEAEARFLRAVSYYKLYFFFGTVPLRTSSSQGLSLPRASEIELKQFIDTELKFALEKLPNPGAEVQKYRAHKAAAAGYLLKFYLNTKNWNEANTVSAQFLNSFKNYSLFPTYKDMFKVENKNNSEYIWVRPAFASSDRTTANSWSNVSFPDNFKSAPEIGLVFKSTWLNWPNEFRIYDKFYNTFEAGDKRKDLMITYYINTSDQRVELRGKDNIRSFKYWPDPNNVGAAHGNDIPEIRLADIFLSRAEALNEINGPGPEAIQLVNQVRARAGLVNLKLESITTKEAFRELILLERGHEFFNEGHRRMDLIRTGKFISDAQARGKNAQPFHLVFPIPQVVIDSDPVIQQNPNY
- a CDS encoding SusC/RagA family TonB-linked outer membrane protein yields the protein MKRNLLKFRLVGLMLFFSITALAQNVITGKVIDAKTRELLPGATIQLEGTTVATITNAEGTYSLTVPRLNGKITVSYVGFLTKTVDLLNRKSIDVELEPNVSLLDDVVVIGYGTAKKSDITGSVASLTEKSFNKGVNVSAEQLIAGKVSGVQIIQNSGEPGGGITVNIRGMGSLNAGNAPLYVVDGFPIDNSTTVSGTGANFTGMRTARNPLNSINPADIASIEVLKDASATAIYGSRGANGVVLITTKRGKEGGLKVSYDAYYGVQNIMNDINLLSANEYKTVMNSLIDAGAGNVNLKIGEFSGGTDWLRQMYRKNAPINSHNISFSGGNQSTKYFTSLNYFDQDGVLINSANKRYSARVNLEHTNKNFTIGTNITSAYVADSYVANGMDLNERAGIIYAAIAYEPTLSVFDQNNNYVLSKNMNIDNPLAIANGKTSTSDLYRTLGSVYGEVKFLTDFTARLNLGADISTQRRDTYVDRQTIEGRANGGIASILTGTNNSFLSEFTLNYKKRFGRQDLNLLFGTTAQQFDTNDQTSQASGFPSDATKTDNLSLGDPTRFIATSSKSRNSLLSYLGRVNYNLSDKYLLTTSLRIDGSSRFGENNKYGVFPSVAFAWRLENEEFFKNAKYITSLKLRSSWGQTGNQAIDNYQSLTTYTTGQKAVIGNQQVSATTPNRLPNPNLKWETSEQLNFGLDFGFWGNRITGSLDWFTKTTKDMLLNLPIPRTTGFSTMMTNIGSVRNGGFEVLINSNNLSGPLSWETTLNMTWLHNKVLDLGGIQNIFTGSAGGTANVSIIKEGLPMYSFYGYTIDGVWQTEDDFTTTKDNVKPGDFKYRDLNGDKVVNADDRQVIGNPFPKFIASLTNNFTYKGFNLNIFLDGSWGAKMLNNNLVDTYFPANLMRNRLSEPLLNRWTPSNPSSVYPSFINPLGQGKKEVNTYTVENANFLRLNTIRVGYDFAVKNFAIKGLGVFVTGQNMAMWTNYRGYDPSINPNGGGVRIDWNAFPTARTILFGVNINL
- a CDS encoding dihydrodipicolinate synthase family protein codes for the protein MTTKKFVPVMLTPFQDGNAIDYEILADLIEFYLEAGAAGLFANCLSSEMYHLSKEEMLASVSFIVQKVNGRVPIVATGTFPDSLENQAAFVKEIYSTGVDSVIVITSLLAGEMDSEDVFEARVKQLLALTGDIPLGFYECPLPYKRILRSELLGQLVKTGRIKFHKDTSLNIDSVRAKIAASKDAEDFVLYDAYMVHAVDSMKADSAGLSCIQGNYFPELIVWLCNHYDDDSEDVDKVQQFFAQNMGVMHDTYPASAKYILEKRGLGITQICRNGSELRTTADHDSLDALFYKFKELAKEINLNMISL